One genomic region from Gemmobacter aquarius encodes:
- the torT gene encoding TMAO reductase system periplasmic protein TorT gives MATPLAAMLACFMAIALPVSAQETWPLQERILPFDDTSAGRPIDYIPLDHASRPWRLCVLYPHLKDAYWLSVNFGMAEEARKLGVAFDVFEAGGYPNLARQIEQLQGCAAAEFDAVILGAVSYDGLTPAVAEIARMKPVIAAVNDIDDTGITAKASVPWREMGAAAGRVISARHPKGSAPVRVAWFPGPNGAGWVSFVEEGFRAEIANSSARIVATRFGDTGLEQQVLLVEDLLDEMPDVDYLIGSGPMAEAAVSILRARGLSDRIKVVSTYMSHAVYRGIKRGRILAAPTDFAALQGKLSIEMAVRSLEGTLTILHAGPAIRVVDATTITGIGAEGSLAPASFTPVFSQAAP, from the coding sequence ATGGCCACGCCGCTGGCTGCGATGCTGGCCTGCTTTATGGCCATCGCCCTGCCCGTCTCGGCGCAAGAGACATGGCCCCTTCAGGAACGCATCCTGCCCTTCGATGACACCAGCGCAGGCCGCCCCATCGATTACATCCCGCTCGACCATGCCTCGCGCCCGTGGCGCCTGTGCGTGCTTTATCCGCACCTCAAGGATGCCTATTGGCTCAGCGTGAATTTCGGCATGGCAGAAGAGGCGCGCAAACTCGGCGTCGCCTTCGACGTGTTCGAAGCAGGCGGCTACCCCAACCTCGCCCGCCAGATCGAACAATTGCAGGGCTGCGCTGCGGCGGAATTCGATGCCGTCATCCTCGGTGCCGTCTCCTATGACGGGCTTACCCCTGCGGTCGCCGAAATCGCCCGGATGAAACCGGTGATCGCGGCGGTCAACGACATCGACGATACCGGCATCACCGCCAAGGCCAGCGTGCCATGGCGCGAGATGGGCGCCGCCGCAGGACGGGTCATCTCGGCCCGCCACCCAAAGGGCAGCGCGCCTGTCCGCGTCGCATGGTTTCCCGGGCCAAACGGGGCCGGATGGGTCAGTTTCGTCGAAGAAGGCTTCAGGGCCGAGATCGCCAATAGTTCCGCCCGGATCGTGGCCACGCGGTTTGGCGATACCGGCCTCGAACAGCAGGTCTTGCTGGTCGAAGACCTGCTCGACGAAATGCCCGACGTCGACTACCTGATCGGCAGCGGGCCCATGGCCGAGGCCGCCGTATCCATCCTGCGCGCCCGCGGCCTGTCGGACAGGATCAAGGTGGTGTCGACCTATATGAGCCACGCCGTATACCGCGGCATCAAGCGCGGACGCATCCTTGCCGCACCGACCGATTTTGCAGCCCTCCAGGGAAAACTGTCGATCGAAATGGCAGTGCGCTCGCTCGAAGGCACTTTGACCATCCTGCACGCCGGACCGGCGATCAGGGTCGTCGATGCCACCACGATCACCGGCATCGGTGCGGAAGGATCGCTCGCCCCCGCAAGCTTCACCCCCGTCTTCTCGCAAGCGGCACCCTAG